A single window of Oncorhynchus clarkii lewisi isolate Uvic-CL-2024 chromosome 10, UVic_Ocla_1.0, whole genome shotgun sequence DNA harbors:
- the LOC139419643 gene encoding extracellular superoxide dismutase [Cu-Zn]-like, with amino-acid sequence MPLFHPIFLFVLVSFQACSSTHSQEAASNMAPPEAMEYNRTVYAACKMRPSTKLGEGLPNVYGQVLFKQEYPEGSLKVLFRLHGFPSDSDHQSKAIHIHQYGDFSQGCDSTGGHYNPYRVPHPSHPGDFGNFVAHQGRVHKLTESKATLFGGLSVLGRAVVVHEKADDLGQGGDAGSLLHGNAGRRLACCTIGMSSPKLWDKHHHRQQRRRG; translated from the coding sequence ATGCCTTTATTTCATCCAATATTTCTGTTTGTTCTGGTAAGCTTCCAAGCATGCTCCTCTACACACAGCCAGGAGGCTGCCTCCAACATGGCCCCACCAGAGGCCAtggagtataacagaactgtcTATGCAGCCTGCAAAATGAGACCCAGCACCAAACTAGGCGAAGGTCTACCTAACGTGTATGGACAGGTGCTGTTCAAGCAGGAATACCCTGAGGGAAGCCTCAAAGTCCTCTTTCGTCTCCATGGTTTCCCAAGTGACAGTGATCATCAGTCAAAAGCCATCCACATCCACCAGTACGGGGATTTCAGCCAGGGCTGCGATTCCACAGGCGGCCATTACAACCCTTACAGGGTCCCCCATCCCAGCCACCCGGGGGACTTTGGGAACTTTGTGGCCCACCAGGGGAGGGTTCACAAGTTGACTGAATCAAAGGCCACTCTGTTCGGGGGGCTGTCGGTGCTTGGGCGGGCGGTGGTGGTCCATGAGAAGGCAGACGACCTAGGGCAGGGCGGGGATGCGGGGAGCCTGCTACATGGTAATGCTGGGCGGAGGCTGGCATGTTGCACCATCGGGATGAGCAGTCCCAAACTGTGGGATAAGCACCATCATCGACAGCAGAGAAGAAGGGGATGA